The genomic interval CCGAGCTGCGGCGCCGCTACCCGCTGCTGAGCGCCGTGAGCCGCGCGGCCGACACCGTGCCCCACCACCGCGGTGAGTGCCCCGCGCGGCCCGCCGGGCCCGTATGTTTAATGTGCCGACTGTCTATCATTGTGTCTATTTATGACGTGTGCGCCGGCAGGGTGCGTGGTGTTCCTGGAGTACGAGCCGGCGGAGTACGACCGCACGCTCATGTTCGTCGGCAAGGTCggactaaaatatttttataatatttttttcagtatacataataataagtaagatTAATTAGACTCTATTCTTTAGTACTTATTGTAAAGCCATTGTTGCTTGAAATTAGAGGTCGGAGCCGACCCAAAATTTGCCGGCGGCCGGCGCGCCGGCTTTTTAGGGTCGACGGCGGTGGCGGcgtgatgtgatttttgtatcaATTAATTAACAATTGAAATTTTCGAGTAATCCAGTAATTAAATATGCCTTGTTCTTATTCGTATTACTAATAAATGAAATGGTAGTatgggaaaaataaaataaagcaggCGAATGAAAACtgctttaaattaataaattctaaaaaaaaatatcttttgtaATCTAATTATATCAAATcttttactattatttgttaGAAATTGTACTATCCATTTTGCACAGTGCATAATTATCTTACGTTGTAGTGTCTGTAATTAAAACTAGAGTGTAAGTCTGCAGTTAAACCTAGAGTTTAATATGTCGTGTAAGGGGTGTAACCACGTGATCGGCGCGCCGACTACAGGGTCGACGGCGGCGGCGTGGTCGGATCCCGGCGCCGCTCCTCCCTCtacttgaaataaattattataagtctGTAGTTGTATCAGAACTCGTCAATCAAAAGATGCACGTAAGCTGTATAGCATGTTATATACCTTGTGGCCCCAGTTGACGTGTTATTGGTATTTGGTGCGCATCGTGCGCGCGTAGTGATGTGCCGCGCGTGTCGCAGGGCGTGACGTACGACACGGGCGGCTGCGACATCAAGGCGGGCGGCAACATGGCGGGCATGTCGCGGGACAAGTGCGGCGCCGCCGCCATCGCCGGCTTTTTTAAGGTCAGTCTTAACTATATTATGTAGCTGTACGTATGGTTTTCTGAACTGTATCCTATCTGTTCATCACAAGATTTTGTCCTCAAAACTTCTccgtaatttgtttttaattttcaatgtaTTAACAAAAGCGCATCGACTCGTCTGCAAGTCTGTTGTTCTGTTTGGTGTATTACAGGCGTGCGAGGCCCTGCAGCCGCGAGTGAAGGCGGTGGCGTCGCTGGGCTTCGTGCGCAACTCGGTGGGCGCGGCCGCGTACGTGGCGGACGAGCTGCTGACGTCGGCGCGGGGGGACGCCGTGCGGGTGGGCAACACCGACGCTGAGGTACGGGGGGTGGGCAACACCGACGCTGAGGTACGGGGGGTGGGCAACACCGACGCTGAGGTACGGGGGGTGGGCAACACCGACGCTGAGGTACGGGGGGTGGGCAACACCGACGCTGAGGTACGGGGGGTGGGCAACACCGACGCTGAGGTACGGGGGGTGGGCAACACCGACGCTGAGGTACGGGGGGTGGGCAACACCGACGCTGAGGTACGGGGGGTGGGCAACACCGACGCTGAGGTACGGGGGGTGGGCAACACCGACGCTGAGGTACGGGGGGTGGGCAACACCGACGCTGAGGTACGGGGGGGGGGCAACACCGACGCTGAGGTCGGGGGGGGGGGCAACACCGACGCTGAGGTACGGGGGGGGGGCAACACCGACGCTGAGGTACGGGGGGTGGGCAACACCGACGCTGAGGTACGGGGGGTGGGCAACACCGACGCTGAGGTACGGGGGGTGGGCAACACCGACGCTGAGGTACGGGGGGTGGGCAACACCGACGCTGAGGTACGGGGGGTGGGCAACACCGACGCTGAGGTACGGGGGGTGGGCAACACCGACGCTGAGGTACGGGGGGTGGGCAACACCGACGCTGAGGTACGGGGGGTGGGCAACACCGACGCTGAGGTACGGGGGGGTGGGCAACACCGACGCTGAGGTACGGGGGGTGGGCAACACCGACGCTGAGGTACGGGGGGTGGGCAACACCGACGCTGAGGTACGGGGGGTGGGCAACACCGACGCTGAGGTACGGGGGGTGGGCAACACCGACGCTGAGGTACGGGGGGTGGGCAACACCGACGCGGAGGTACGGGGGGTGGGCAACACCGACGCTGAGGTACGGGGGGTGGGCAACACCGACGCTGAGGTACGGGGGGTGGGCAACACCGACGCTGAGGTACGGGGGGTGGGCAACACCGACGCTGAGGTACGGGGGGTGGGAAACACCGACGCTGAGGTACGGGGGGTGGGCAACACCGACGCTGAGGTACGGGGGGTGGGCAACACCGACGCTGAGGTACGGGGGGTGGGCAACACCGACGCTGAGGTACGGGGCGGTGGGCAACACCGATTACGAAATAAAGaccgatctaaaactaacggaaaacattttctatttaatttatttatgaattttaatcaagaaatacGTAGTgaaaagtccgacattttatcacgtctgtctatgacgtcacagtgtgctttttcattcaaatcccatagtaatttcgtgctttgacgtttagaaaaaggAACTGGTTCGGCCAGTTGGAAACTAGGCTATGACAAGGTGGTGTGGGCAGGGCCGGCTGGTGATGGCGGACCTGCTGGCCGAGCTGGCGGCGGATGCGGCGTCGCAGCGCGCCGCGCACGTGTACAGCGTGGCCACGCTGACGGGGCACGCGCTGCGCGCCGTGGGCGCCGGCTACAGCGTGGTGCTGGACAACCACGTGGCGCGGGCCGCGGGCCACGCGCACAAGCTGCAGCAGGCCGGGGACGCCGTGGGGGACATGATCGAGGTGCGCTCACGCCCCATGCGCCGGGGCTCTACGCTGTACACATGATACTCTCTCGTGCAGTCAGTGCACCCATGTAAACATTCTTATCGGGGCGCGGCACTGTTAGGTCGAGTGGATCGGATACTTTTGTTAGGGCAGTGACCGTACGTACTGGGTCACTTCGACATTTGTGATCAaccattttatcttttttagtGACGTACCTATTTGTATTCCTAGCTGTACGACTGTCATAATGATGAGTTGAACACTCATGTCTTAGCGCCTGTTTAAAAAGCAGACCACAGCAACATAAAACTGCTCTCTGCTCTTTAAATGTTAAAGGTAAATATATCATGAAGTAAATACAGGAGGTGTGGTGTGTGCACGCAGGTGTCGACGATCCGGCGCGAGGACCTGTGGTTCCACGCGGGCCGCGCGGCCGGGGACAGCCTGCACCAGGCCGACAGCCGCGCCTCCGTGCAGCTGCCGCGCGGCCACCAGGTACCGGACACCTCATGTTACCGTATTTATGCAAAAACTAACTAATCTGTACTTTTGAAATGTTACACGATTCATTTTTGCGTACATAcggattatacagggtgttagtggcatcgtgaCGTAGGCGTTTGTCTTgttgcaaatgtttaattaagattttgagatTTTACTGCGCCGCAGTGTAAATCGTATAACGCGACCAGCGTCTAGACCTGCCTACCCACCTATGCGCTACGTTACACGTGATACCATGTTGATACCTAAGTAGTATAGGTATTACGATAGGTCGTATTGAAAcactaaaaataattgaaaataatttaaaaacatgacTATCGTTTTCATGAATtatgcgacagaaaattccactcgatatcaactcagaatcataggccgaatcatcccccaaaattttcgttacgatgtcactagcaccctgtatactatatcTTTTATACGAGACTGGGAGCGAACAAAAAACAATTCGGCTGCTCACCCCGGATAGGTAGGATCGTGTACTTCCCAACACTACCTGTCTCCATATGGTCCACGTTATCTTTGGAATAGTCgccaggggcctctggcgggtCAATGGTAGCTGTGACGTGCGTGTACGGCGTGTGCAGGGCCCGGCGGGCTTCCTGTTGCTGGCGGCGGGGCTGGCGGCGGGCGGCGTGGCGTACTCGCACGTGGACGTGGCGGCCAGCGCCGGCTGCTTCCCGGCCGCGCCCACGGCCGCGCCGCTGCTGGCGCTGGCCTCGCTGGCCGGCCTGCTCGACGCCTAGCTGCACTCACTGTCTCCTTCTGTATTCCTTGTGCATAATAACATTGTGATAGATcgaatacatatttttatactgGAAGCATAATACTGCGATTGCATAATATTTAGATATACAGATATACTCATGTTAATACCGCTTGTTTTATTTCACTGCACGTGTCGGCGCGTCGCCGCACCCAGCCGAATCAAACGCCACTCTATTGTCCAACcgttttattactatttttcgATTTGCACATTTTTCAATTTCTTTAGCGCGCCGCATTGCGACGCGTCGTTCACTATCGCACCTTATACGATACGTAACGTTAAAATTCCTAATTTAAATCGAGCTTCAGCTCGCTCTATACAATAAGACtcataaatataacaaatacaaTAGTAAAATAATGTACAAACAATAATAACTCTGGCGGACGACGCGGCTGCCGCGCGTCACCAGGCCGGGTGCCGAGCGGCAGCCGCGACGCTCGCCGCTCCCTATGTACACTGCTGCACAACAATTTACACTACCATATGAAAATATACAGTACATCGCTTCGCTTGTCACTTTATAACTTTTACATCTCTTTATAACTGAAACATATTATACACTTTCGTCGATTCCATTTAGgtatatttgttttagttttggaCAAAATTTTCCAAAAGGTAATTACACTTAACAGAGAACATAAAAGCGACAATAACAGAACATGGCGTAGCACTCGCTACAGTAACAGCACTCGTATCACAGGCGGGGGCCGGCGGCGATCATATCGCGCGCGACAGTTCCACTGGCGCTATATCGCGGCCCGCGAGCGCCACACTCGCTCCTCTCACTCTcgccgtctcgctcgcacggcTCGGCCGCGCGGCTCTCACTCGATCACAATCGCTCGACTccaagtattttataaatactgCCAACCGGGACACGGGAGCCCGTCAAATTCGTTATCTCGCAGCGGCAAcgtaaaacaacaaataatcgAAATCAGAGCCGGTGCGGGGTGGTGGGGGCGGCCTACGTGCGCGTGAGCGAGGTGTCGGCGGCCAGGcgcagcgcggcggcggccaGCGGCGGCGCCACGGCGGCGGCCAGCGGAGGCGccacgccgccgcccgccgggcccgcgccgccgcccgagcccgccgcgccgcccgccgccgaccccgcgccgcccgccgccgaccccgcgccgccgctgccgctggaCTCGTCGCGCGCCTCCACCTGCAAGCGTCACGCCTGTGTCTTAATTATGCCTCCCTCGATGGTACCTCCTACTAAGCTACTACTCATTTGAAACTCATTTCGACTTCTCATATATGATTTTTTTAGAACGTCTACggatgtaaacaaaataaaaggtAAACGATTTCACCAGAAATGAAAACGGTCAAACTGTAATGTAATGATCTAAGAGTACATCGCGAACCCTTCAACGGCGCCACTTCTTAATGTGATTTATTTGTAGATTTACCGAACATGGCATCACTACTTGGCCTCACAAtgagggagcgctgagggctctcactcggtactaAATCTAAGACAAAAAGCCCGAGATTCATTCGAGCCACTGGCCAACGGAAGACCGAATACATTCGGTCTATCTGTACATGTACAGATTTTCATTTAAAAGGAACCACGgggctttttgtatgaaacacCAGCCGATGTCCTAGAAAGGGTTTCGCTTGAGCGGAGAAGACCCCTGTATAAATACACTCCCGGACACAAGTATCGAGCCACCCTGTGTTTTAATGTTTAAAGGattatatcataaaaatataatgcagATTGGAAGCTGGCATAttcacaatttattatttattaaacatagTCCTTTAAACATTATAACACAGGGTGGCTCGATACTTGCGTCCGGGAGTGTAATTATCGGACGGATTTACATCCGCCAATTTATAAGAGATGTATGTGTGGGATGGTGTATAGGGCACTGACCGTGTGCAGCGCGTGCTTGAGCGTCTCGTAGGTGAGCCAGCAGATGGCGGCGGCCGGCATCTGGTACAGCACGCGGGCGCGCAGGCCGCGCAGGAAGCCCCGCGGGCCGACGCCGCGCAGCACGGCGGCCGCGGCGCCGACCAGCCCGTCGGCGCGGCCCTCCTGCGTGTTGAGCACGGTCTTGCACACGTCGAGCGGcgtggtggcggcggcggccagcgcgccggccgcggcgccGGCCAGCGCGTGCGCCCGCGGGTCGTACGTCCGCGCCGGGTTGACGCGCGCCGTCACCCACTCGTACGTCACGAAGTGCACGGCCTGGAACGGCACGTTCATGGCCACCTGCGTCGAGTACGAGCGGTAGAAGGCGCGCGCGCCCTCCGCGCGGTACACGTGGCGCGCGCACTCCCACACGCCGCGGTACGGCGAGTTCAGCATCTGCAGCCGCTGCTTCACCACTGCAACAGCCACGCGTCACGGTATACCTCCTGCTGCCTTCGTCTACACTACGACTAAATATCTCACTGGCACGGGCGATTAGTTGCCTACCCTTAACGAGTTTAATTAACGATAAGTGTTAAACGACACGTATCGCGTTTATCTTGGAACATGTAATAATACCTAACACTGATTATCATTAAACACattgtacataaataatgagGCGCTATCTGGGGGTCGCGCCCCGCCGCCCCGTGGCCGCATGGGGCAGATAGGGACAGATGTGAGGACCGTACGACTCGTATGAGTAATTCTATTTGGAATCTATGATAGGTGATTGTGATAAGTCCCAGACGAGACGTTGGGAGACAATGCGACCCCGTGGCGGGAGGTGACGTAAGTCGGCACAGCGGGGTAATGTATACATTCGCAAGTCATACTGACACGCTTCATTATTCGAGCATGAAATAAAGTTGCTTTTcaatatttctttatctttaAATATATTTGCATAAAGCTAAACATGTCCTCCATCGCATCATCATTTTCTTTATTCCTTTCGACCATGGCAACACTTACAAAACAACTCTCTACTAATTACAATTACCGCTTGACGACACGACTTAGCCCTGAACTAAACACAAGTACTAGAACAAGGAAAATGTTGTTGACAAACAATACCCAGTTGAAATTCTGTTATAATCAGGTCAGCGGCGCGGGCACATGCACTACACAGTACCTACGTGTGGCGCGGGGCTGCGGCCGCGGTCGCTACCTGCCAACGCAGCCACAACTGTGCTGGTGTATTATATATAACGCCAGCCGCGCGCCACACTGTGGGGAAGTCAGCCCCGTACATTGTTGGCTACTCGACAAATGATAATCATTATGTAGTATTGGCTCATTAAACGCGTGTCATCGCGCGCAATTAGTGAGTGAGGGATGTGATAAGGATACAGGCTCATGTATTAGTGTTACTTAGTGTGGTGGCGTCCCACGGCGTCCGCACAACCTGCAACAACACAGGACCTGTGGCGCTATACCAGTTGCTCAAAATGCAGACAATCTATAGTCAACAACAGTGACTCTGCATAGCTCTGATGATGGCGTTAGCCACGATATGTCAGTATTATAAGCTACGGCGATAAAACGGGACGCAATGTTAACTCAGTTTGTTTCTCCTAGTATTAAACCGtccaataaattattaacaagaaaatatatatacctattccGGTTTATGAATCCCTTTATGATGTCATTGTGTATGGTCGTACTTAATCGGAATCAATTTTCAAATAATGGGTAGTCgttaaattgaaataataaaatacttaacagtTATTTATGGTAGAAATTGGCGTAATGAATGTAAACAGGTTGTGAGTTGTGTGCGTTCCCTGACGTTGTTGATAAGACGGGGTTACATTGTCGCTAATTGAATTGTTGGCACTTATAGGTTCCGCTAGTGTATACTCATTAGacatttatctttattgtttttcatacaaactgtTAAATGTTGTCTAACAATAATGTTTAACTGTTGTCTCTCGGTACCTACtgtgtgacctaacttgtgtCGCGGGGTCGCACCTCGTGCTACTGGCCACGCAGCCACGTACGGCTATCTCGGTGTTTGATTCCGTCACATACGACAGTTGGTATCAatttctttgtttgttttccTCGTGGAGCAGTGCGGCGAGCGCCGTGTACGACCGCGGCTCCACGCGGGCACCCTACGTTTTGGGAACTGTTTCTACGGAACCCCAAGGGTGTTGAGAAGACAACAGTAACACCTACATACACTGCTCATGCtctgtcccccccccccccccccccccaattcCAGTGGTCGGAAGAAAATTTACAAGAAAACCAGTCTTACTACTGGCGTCCTAAGGATCTGTTTCCTGTCATGTTGTAGGAAACAAATGTATATTGCACGCGAAGGGAAATTGATTTGTTCCGCGTGTTGTACTGTACACTGTAAGATTTTCTTTCCATTCCATAACGAGATGTTCCTCATATCATTTAGTACACGTGACGCTACCTTCGCGAGTAGCTGGTGACTTAATGTACAGATAACACAAGTGGCCTGACAAACACTCGTCGGCCCTTAATATACTTTGTATAACTTGTAGGTgcgatatattatttatatcgaCTCGTGCAAATGCTTACAACAATGATGACAAATCACGGAGTATAGGTAAATAACGGATGagacatatttttatttcacattaAAACTCATTCGTAATGTCCTCTCAAATATGTGCGATGGATTCAACATTACTAGCTTCCCGctcgcgactccgtccgcgcgGACGTCGTTTATCGCGGGCGTAAAGTTTTCCGAGATAAAAACCATAACAAAACGCATGCGTCGATATACGGTTAATTGTATCTGTCTCAGGACGCCGATACCAAGATGTAGTGGGTACATGACTGTGTGCTTTTGAAGACATGTGACTTTGCCACTCATGTATAAATGTATTAGCACGGAGGACGCATATCGAGCGCCCCGCGTTAAATGAACCAACGCTATTGGCTACGAGAACAAACCCATTCTATTGGTTCAACTACTGCTGCGTGACGTTTACTACAATAAATCGTTTACATCACAGCCAAACTTCGTGACGTCCACGAGCGGTCACCAgtagatatattatgtattaacaATGGATATTGATCGTGGTTTATTGATTTCATATTATAACCCTTGTTTTACTATTTTGAATCGTCATCGTGCCACGCAGCCGCCCCGTCACCGCGCAACCTTGACATTGCGGGTAATCTAAGGGGAGAGGTGCACGTGCTCCTAATATATGACTGTAGAGTCTACATGATACTATACTAatcgcatttatttatttttaagtatttcaGGGGGCGAGGATGGCTCCCCACAAcacagtaccgttcctaagctgGCAGTAGGGAATTATCTTTTCCTTCGTGCAGATTGCGTTACATACGAATTTGATTTGCCATATTAAAAGGACgatatattaagtaatatacagGATGAACATAAAGTGTCTGGTGTGACTGTACCTTCAGCGGGGTTGGAGACGGCGTCGTGCACCAGCGACGCGAGGCAGCCCGACAGACCTGGAACGTGCAACAACACAGTTTCAATCGTGATGACACGAGAATGCATCGAATAAtcctgactcggacgggattcgaacccgcagctcttgtcaagccgggacatgAATACATGCGCATTCTTCGATGCGCAACGTATCGGCACCTTCCATCCgaagtatgaaatattattgttCCCGCTGTAAGCCTCACACAAATATCAGCTGCTGGCATTTGTTCAGCGGAGACGTCTGCGATCGTATCTCCTTCAGTGTTGGCTCACATCAAATAGGACCCAGTTATCATATCACTGACACGTTTGTTccataaaatcataaatagataaaaaaacaatataatatttgtcTTTCATTAATAGCACGTTTGCGATTGTCTcaagaaatgttttttgtcgAATGACTCGGGAAATTGCCATTGCGCATGGCGCGTGACGTCATCTAGTCACTGTTTAAGGATCAGCGCAGACACACAGTAGAGGCGATAACATTACTTTATTTTTGATAGATAACACTGAAAACTTAACATTACTAATATTCTTTTATAGTGCAATGTTGTTCGACAGCGCCCAACAGCCCGCGCGCGCCCGAGGACTCGCGGGCTGATAATTGCTAGGGAggaatattgcactttattacAAAATGGTATCAACCTCGGACACTACATAATACTCATAATACCTatcacccatagacaaaattattgccgacgaagtttagAAAAAACGTCCTTATTAATattgcactgtgatcgttatttgtagagtgaaagctgattgtctatgGATGATCGTGGatttaccacggtattccgtcaatcagcatacgaccctacagataacgatcacagtgtagtaataataaggtcgatttttctaaacttcgtcggcaataattttg from Pectinophora gossypiella chromosome 22, ilPecGoss1.1, whole genome shotgun sequence carries:
- the LOC126376979 gene encoding putative aminopeptidase W07G4.4 isoform X1, which codes for MGEKYVVNGVSVETVDEVCGAEWEALVLVTAEGLPTLHVLEDFVAAHHELDPPSKQRGCVSVVRCSRVCGARLVLSAAGELGPYDDVRSLGEAMRAGVGRAAALGAGRVVVALQPHPRFPRAPLVMLLAALEALYVPLQIRESFPWRAHGVSALGVYAERLEAGGLLRRGAALEAGRALARDVGGADPERMAPLQCARHIAAALRAGPVAVRLLDDAAELRRRYPLLSAVSRAADTVPHHRGCVVFLEYEPAEYDRTLMFVGKGVTYDTGGCDIKAGGNMAGMSRDKCGAAAIAGFFKACEALQPRVKAVASLGFVRNSVGAAAYVADELLTSARGDAVRVGNTDAEGRLVMADLLAELAADAASQRAAHVYSVATLTGHALRAVGAGYSVVLDNHVARAAGHAHKLQQAGDAVGDMIEVSTIRREDLWFHAGRAAGDSLHQADSRASVQLPRGHQSPGASGGSMVAVTCVYGVCRARRASCCWRRGWRRAAWRTRTWTWRPAPAASRPRPRPRRCWRWPRWPACSTPSCTHCLLLYSLCIITL
- the LOC126376979 gene encoding putative aminopeptidase W07G4.4 isoform X2, with amino-acid sequence MGEKYVVNGVSVETVDEVCGAEWEALVLVTAEGLPTLHVLEDFVAAHHELDPPSKQRGCVSVVRCSRVCGARLVLSAAGELGPYDDVRSLGEAMRAGVGRAAALGAGRVVVALQPHPRFPRAPLVMLLAALEALYVPLQIRESFPWRAHGVSALGVYAERLEAGGLLRRGAALEAGRALARDVGGADPERMAPLQCARHIAAALRAGPVAVRLLDDAAELRRRYPLLSAVSRAADTVPHHRGCVVFLEYEPAEYDRTLMFVGKGVTYDTGGCDIKAGGNMAGMSRDKCGAAAIAGFFKACEALQPRVKAVASLGFVRNSVGAAAYVADELLTSARGDAVRVGNTDAEGRLVMADLLAELAADAASQRAAHVYSVATLTGHALRAVGAGYSVVLDNHVARAAGHAHKLQQAGDAVGDMIEVSTIRREDLWFHAGRAAGDSLHQADSRASVQLPRGHQGPAGFLLLAAGLAAGGVAYSHVDVAASAGCFPAAPTAAPLLALASLAGLLDA
- the LOC126376922 gene encoding mitoferrin; the encoded protein is MNFEDYESLPTQNSIVHMTAGAIAGVMEHCIMYPLDSVKTRMQSLRSAHNSTISETFRYMVKREGLLRPVRGMGAVVAGAGPAHACFFATYEHSKYTLGQLTRHRHDHLTHGLSGCLASLVHDAVSNPAEVVKQRLQMLNSPYRGVWECARHVYRAEGARAFYRSYSTQVAMNVPFQAVHFVTYEWVTARVNPARTYDPRAHALAGAAAGALAAAATTPLDVCKTVLNTQEGRADGLVGAAAAVLRGVGPRGFLRGLRARVLYQMPAAAICWLTYETLKHALHTVEARDESSGSGGAGSAAGGAGSAAGGVAPPLAAAVAPPLAAAALRLAADTSLTRT